From a region of the Seleniivibrio woodruffii genome:
- the mltG gene encoding endolytic transglycosylase MltG, with protein sequence MYKIAFIAFTVVMFLATASFGLWTVKCEDFINNTRITAEISIPKGNGFNFMYENVIAKLDTPPLFRQYLIRMKEIDLNMKFGYYKVEDTPLKDFLDMIILGRQSVMKITFPEGFNTYDMSKRVGRFVVDDGEEFFRLTRDPQYIYELTGQNLESLEGYLYPSTYTFEPLTKPKTVIKTLYFYFKKQLPADIESRAAALGMSVNDIIILASIIQKETYDSSEAPLISSVYHNRLKKGMRLQADPTVIYGLMPDFDGNLRKRDLQDPSNPYNTYRKGGLPPTPICNPTKMAIEAALSPAATDYLYFVADKNRRHTFSVTYDEHREKVNVNQKQ encoded by the coding sequence ATGTATAAAATTGCTTTTATCGCATTCACGGTTGTGATGTTCCTCGCTACGGCATCGTTCGGTCTCTGGACGGTGAAGTGCGAGGACTTCATCAACAACACCAGAATAACGGCTGAAATATCCATCCCCAAGGGGAACGGATTTAATTTTATGTATGAAAACGTGATTGCGAAGCTCGACACTCCGCCCCTGTTCCGTCAATATCTCATCCGCATGAAAGAGATAGACCTGAACATGAAGTTCGGGTACTACAAGGTTGAGGACACCCCCCTTAAAGATTTTCTGGATATGATAATTCTCGGCAGGCAGTCGGTGATGAAGATAACCTTTCCGGAGGGCTTCAACACCTATGATATGTCAAAGAGGGTGGGGCGTTTCGTTGTTGACGACGGAGAGGAGTTTTTCCGGCTGACCCGTGACCCGCAGTATATTTATGAGCTGACCGGACAGAATCTGGAGAGTCTGGAGGGCTACCTTTACCCCAGTACCTACACTTTCGAACCGCTGACAAAACCGAAAACCGTCATAAAGACGCTCTATTTCTATTTTAAAAAACAGCTTCCTGCGGATATCGAGAGCAGGGCGGCGGCACTTGGAATGTCGGTTAACGACATAATCATTCTGGCATCCATAATTCAGAAGGAGACCTATGATTCATCCGAGGCTCCGCTGATTTCCTCCGTTTACCACAACAGGCTTAAAAAAGGGATGCGCCTTCAGGCCGATCCCACAGTTATATACGGCCTTATGCCGGATTTTGACGGAAACCTGAGAAAGCGTGACCTTCAGGATCCCTCCAACCCCTACAACACCTACCGCAAAGGCGGACTGCCCCCCACACCCATCTGCAACCCAACAAAGATGGCCATTGAGGCGGCTTTGAGCCCCGCAGCCACTGATTATCTGTATTTCGTTGCAGACAAAAACCGCAGACACACCTTCAGCGTCACCTATGACGAACACAGGGAGAAGGTGAACGTTAACCAGAAGCAATAA
- the carA gene encoding glutamine-hydrolyzing carbamoyl-phosphate synthase small subunit, with protein sequence MKKAYLVLSDGTVFEGTSFGADGTCEGEVVFNTSITGYQEILTDPSYYGQMVAMTYPLIGNYGINSEDFESDKVWLSAFIVKEYSNIYSNYRADKSLGDFLKEQNVIGIEGIDTRMLVRHIREQGSMNAIISTETEDVEKLKAMAAAIKSIEGQDYVQHVTCKKPYKWTQKTWTLEEGYTDVVNPSRHIVAVDFGIKKNILRYFADMGCEVTVVPANTTFEEIDALKPDGVFLSNGPGDPEPVKYAIELAKKLIGKYPVFGICLGNQILGLAMGGKTYKLKFGHHGGNQPVKDFETGKVEITAQNHCFAVDVESLGDQVEVTHINLNDKTVEGLKHKVHPMFSVQYHPENGPGPQDATYLFERFVEMIDKHKSA encoded by the coding sequence ATGAAAAAAGCATACTTGGTTCTTTCCGACGGCACTGTTTTCGAGGGTACGTCATTCGGCGCAGACGGCACCTGCGAAGGTGAGGTTGTTTTCAATACATCCATAACAGGCTATCAGGAGATCCTCACCGACCCGTCATACTATGGGCAGATGGTGGCCATGACATATCCGCTCATCGGCAACTACGGAATCAACAGCGAGGATTTCGAATCCGACAAGGTATGGCTGTCGGCCTTTATAGTTAAGGAATACAGCAACATATACTCAAACTACAGAGCGGACAAAAGCCTCGGCGATTTCCTGAAAGAGCAGAACGTGATAGGCATCGAGGGCATCGACACCAGAATGCTGGTTCGCCACATCCGTGAGCAGGGCTCAATGAACGCCATCATCAGCACGGAGACAGAAGACGTTGAGAAGCTGAAAGCAATGGCCGCTGCCATCAAAAGCATCGAAGGTCAGGACTACGTTCAGCACGTTACATGCAAAAAACCGTACAAATGGACTCAGAAAACATGGACTCTGGAAGAGGGCTACACAGACGTTGTGAACCCCTCAAGACATATAGTTGCAGTTGACTTCGGCATCAAAAAGAACATCCTCAGATACTTTGCTGATATGGGCTGTGAAGTGACAGTCGTCCCCGCAAACACCACATTCGAAGAGATAGACGCTCTTAAACCCGACGGCGTATTTCTTTCGAACGGCCCCGGCGACCCCGAACCTGTTAAATATGCCATCGAGCTTGCGAAAAAGCTCATCGGCAAATACCCTGTATTCGGCATCTGCCTCGGAAACCAGATCCTCGGACTGGCCATGGGCGGAAAGACATATAAACTGAAATTCGGTCACCACGGCGGAAACCAGCCCGTTAAAGACTTCGAGACGGGTAAAGTTGAAATAACTGCTCAGAACCACTGCTTCGCTGTTGACGTTGAAAGCCTCGGCGATCAGGTGGAAGTGACCCACATAAACCTGAACGACAAGACAGTGGAAGGCCTTAAACACAAGGTTCACCCCATGTTCTCCGTTCAGTACCACCCCGAAAACGGCCCCGGCCCGCAGGATGCTACATACCTGTTCGAACGTTTTGTGGAAATGATTGATAAACATAAAAGTGCATAA
- a CDS encoding glyceraldehyde-3-phosphate dehydrogenase, with translation MKAAIDAYMKDWTEREEIANEMVPVITRLYKQKGVVIRLFGQSLVRKNAIQIMKSHRYARLILDRELSVRETKPYLDVVATLETKPATVDIGKLYAKYEKTDKSVSLENFVKQELAEITTSDFEEPEAKDVVLYGFGRIGRLMARIIISRSRFGTGLRLRAVVIRKGEKMDIAKRASLLRRDSVHGAFEGNIIVVEEEDAIIVNGNYVKFIASEGPDKVDYTQYGINNALVIDNTGKWSTEEGLGLHLQSKGVDKVILTAPGKGTLPNVVYGINHSDIKSTDKIITAASCTTNAIVPVLKIIQDRFGIVNGHVETCHSFTNDQNLIDNYHKKERRGRSAPLNMVITETGAAKAVAKALPELKGKLTGNAIRVPTPNVSLAILNLTLENKATVDEINGYIRDMSLNSNLTDQIAYVNSPEVVSSDFVGNKSTGIVDGLATIADGNRAVLYVWYDNEYGYSRQVNRIAEYMCGFRLKTYPAFY, from the coding sequence ATGAAAGCGGCTATTGATGCCTACATGAAAGACTGGACAGAGCGCGAAGAGATTGCGAACGAAATGGTTCCCGTGATTACAAGGCTTTACAAGCAGAAAGGCGTTGTGATCAGACTCTTCGGGCAGTCTCTGGTCAGAAAGAACGCAATACAGATAATGAAAAGCCACAGGTATGCAAGGCTGATCCTTGACCGTGAGCTTTCAGTGAGAGAAACCAAACCCTATCTGGATGTAGTGGCTACTCTGGAAACAAAGCCCGCAACAGTGGACATAGGCAAACTTTACGCAAAATATGAGAAGACCGACAAGTCTGTTTCTCTTGAAAACTTTGTGAAACAGGAACTCGCGGAGATAACAACGTCCGACTTTGAAGAGCCGGAAGCAAAAGACGTTGTGCTTTACGGTTTCGGCCGTATCGGACGTCTTATGGCACGGATCATCATAAGCCGTTCCAGATTCGGCACTGGCCTTCGTCTGCGTGCGGTGGTTATCCGCAAAGGCGAGAAGATGGACATCGCAAAGCGTGCCAGCCTTCTGCGCAGAGACTCCGTCCACGGAGCTTTCGAAGGCAACATCATTGTTGTTGAGGAAGAGGACGCTATCATCGTTAACGGGAACTATGTGAAGTTCATAGCTTCCGAAGGCCCCGACAAGGTCGACTATACCCAGTACGGCATAAACAATGCCCTTGTAATCGACAACACCGGCAAATGGTCAACAGAAGAGGGACTGGGGCTTCACCTTCAGTCAAAAGGCGTTGACAAAGTAATCCTTACCGCTCCCGGCAAAGGAACCCTGCCCAACGTCGTATACGGCATAAACCACAGTGATATCAAATCTACAGATAAGATAATAACAGCGGCAAGCTGCACGACCAACGCAATTGTCCCCGTCCTTAAGATAATTCAGGACAGGTTCGGCATAGTTAACGGCCACGTTGAAACATGCCACTCGTTCACCAACGACCAGAACCTGATAGACAACTATCACAAAAAAGAGAGAAGGGGCAGAAGTGCACCCCTTAACATGGTCATCACAGAGACAGGAGCCGCAAAGGCTGTCGCCAAGGCTCTGCCTGAGCTTAAGGGCAAGCTGACAGGGAACGCAATCCGTGTCCCCACACCCAACGTCTCTCTGGCCATCCTTAACCTTACGCTTGAAAACAAGGCCACTGTGGACGAGATTAACGGTTATATCCGTGATATGTCCCTTAACTCGAACCTCACAGACCAGATAGCCTATGTCAACAGCCCGGAGGTTGTTTCCTCTGACTTCGTAGGTAACAAGTCAACAGGAATCGTTGACGGTCTGGCCACAATAGCCGACGGCAACAGGGCTGTGCTCTATGTTTGGTACGATAACGAATACGGATACAGCCGTCAGGTTAACCGTATCGCTGAATACATGTGCGGATTCAGGTTGAAGACCTATCCCGCATTCTATTAA
- a CDS encoding rhodanese-like domain-containing protein, with the protein MRRDIQRAFTVVVAAVLILFAAHTSALAAQDQPLTPALAASKVKIIDIRTEKEWKDTGILQGSYTITYFDDNGNVNPNFFAQIDKVVKKNETFGIICRSGNRTGKVIGLLKEKGYVNAFDVLGGLKEGKNNGLVYVPYK; encoded by the coding sequence ATGAGAAGAGACATTCAGAGAGCCTTTACCGTTGTTGTGGCGGCAGTGCTCATTCTTTTTGCGGCACACACAAGCGCACTGGCGGCACAGGATCAGCCCCTTACACCCGCTCTGGCGGCTTCTAAAGTCAAAATTATCGACATCCGTACAGAAAAAGAGTGGAAAGACACAGGCATCCTTCAGGGTTCCTACACCATCACATATTTTGACGACAACGGAAACGTTAACCCCAATTTCTTCGCACAGATCGACAAAGTGGTTAAAAAGAACGAAACATTCGGAATCATCTGCCGTTCAGGCAACAGAACAGGCAAAGTCATAGGCCTGCTGAAAGAAAAAGGCTATGTTAACGCTTTCGACGTTCTCGGCGGACTTAAGGAAGGAAAAAACAACGGCCTCGTATACGTTCCTTACAAATAA
- the glyA gene encoding serine hydroxymethyltransferase, whose amino-acid sequence MENLKNFDPQLYDLIKKEEERQIDKIRMIASENYVSQAVLDATGTVLTNKYSEGYPGKRYYEGQQFIDPIEVMAIERAKELFGAEHANVQPYSGSPANLAVYLAFVKPGETVLGMALPHGGHLTHGSPVSITGKYFNIVSYELDKETGLLNYDTIRKLAIEHQPKMIIAGHSAYPRQLDFAKFREIADEVGAILFVDMAHFAGLVAGGAHPNPVPYADVVSTTTHKTLRGPRGGMLLCKEKHAAAIDKAVFPGLQGGPHNHTTAGIAVALKEAMQPEFKAYAENICKNAKTMATELKGYGFNLVTGGTDNHLLLIDLTNKNVTGKQAAKALDKAGLVLNYNSVPYDTRKPFDPSGIRLGLAAVTSRGFGEEEVKKTAAWMNKVIENFENEALLDEIAKEVKDLCRKFPPPGLAY is encoded by the coding sequence ATGGAAAATCTCAAAAATTTCGATCCTCAGCTTTATGATCTCATTAAAAAAGAGGAAGAGAGACAGATCGACAAGATCCGTATGATCGCATCTGAAAACTACGTTTCTCAGGCGGTTCTGGACGCCACAGGCACAGTTCTCACAAACAAATACTCAGAAGGCTACCCCGGCAAAAGATACTATGAAGGTCAGCAGTTCATCGACCCCATCGAAGTGATGGCAATTGAACGTGCGAAAGAGCTTTTCGGTGCGGAACATGCAAACGTTCAGCCCTATTCCGGCTCACCCGCAAACCTTGCGGTTTACCTTGCCTTCGTCAAACCCGGCGAAACAGTTCTCGGCATGGCTCTGCCCCACGGCGGACACCTTACCCACGGCTCACCCGTCAGCATCACAGGCAAATACTTCAACATCGTTTCCTACGAACTTGATAAAGAAACAGGTCTGCTGAACTACGACACAATCAGAAAGCTGGCGATCGAACACCAGCCCAAAATGATAATCGCAGGTCACTCCGCATATCCCCGTCAGCTGGATTTCGCAAAATTCAGAGAGATAGCTGACGAAGTCGGCGCAATCCTGTTTGTTGATATGGCTCACTTCGCAGGTCTTGTGGCAGGCGGCGCACACCCCAACCCCGTTCCCTATGCGGACGTTGTCAGCACCACAACCCACAAAACCCTCAGAGGCCCCAGAGGCGGCATGCTCCTCTGCAAAGAAAAACATGCGGCGGCCATCGACAAGGCCGTTTTCCCCGGTCTTCAGGGCGGTCCCCACAACCACACAACAGCAGGAATCGCTGTGGCTCTGAAAGAGGCTATGCAGCCTGAGTTCAAGGCTTATGCCGAGAACATCTGCAAAAACGCAAAAACAATGGCCACAGAGCTTAAAGGTTACGGATTCAATCTTGTTACAGGCGGAACCGACAACCACCTTCTGCTCATCGACCTTACAAACAAGAACGTAACAGGCAAACAGGCCGCAAAAGCTCTGGACAAGGCCGGACTTGTGCTTAACTACAACTCTGTGCCCTATGACACACGCAAGCCCTTCGATCCCTCAGGCATCAGACTGGGTCTTGCCGCTGTAACCTCCAGAGGTTTCGGCGAGGAAGAGGTTAAAAAGACCGCTGCGTGGATGAACAAAGTTATCGAAAATTTCGAGAATGAAGCTCTTCTCGATGAAATCGCCAAAGAGGTTAAGGATCTTTGCAGAAAGTTCCCTCCTCCCGGCCTTGCATACTAA
- a CDS encoding DUF1330 domain-containing protein has product MSLYLIIQTEQITDEAMYQKYTSRARPIIESYGGEYLASTTDIIAVSKNWRPERAVIIRFPDRKAYEDCFASNEYHGIIHLRSKAIIGKAIAVEGL; this is encoded by the coding sequence GTGTCTTTATATCTCATAATCCAGACAGAACAGATTACCGACGAAGCCATGTATCAGAAGTACACATCCAGAGCCAGACCCATCATCGAATCATACGGCGGAGAATATCTCGCATCAACAACGGACATAATAGCAGTCAGCAAGAACTGGAGGCCGGAAAGAGCCGTAATAATCCGGTTTCCCGACAGAAAGGCATACGAAGACTGCTTCGCATCAAACGAATATCACGGCATAATCCATCTGCGCTCGAAAGCGATAATAGGAAAAGCTATAGCTGTTGAAGGCCTTTAG
- the trhA gene encoding PAQR family membrane homeostasis protein TrhA has product MTIKDPVSGISHLVGAIFSLAALTVLVVLSSYYATVWHIVSFSIYGASMTLLYLASAAYHIFNLGETGTRRLKKVDHVMIFMMIAGTYTPFCLIPLRGGWGWSIFGVVWGMAVLGIFFKLFFIHAPRVISTVIYIIMGWISVVAIYPIVKNIPTGGVLWLVAGGLFYTIGAVVYALKRPNFSKHFGFHEIWHFFVLAGSTCHFMTMVLYILWINP; this is encoded by the coding sequence ATGACCATTAAAGATCCTGTTAGCGGTATATCACATCTTGTCGGAGCTATTTTTTCACTGGCCGCTCTAACGGTTCTGGTTGTGCTCTCGTCGTATTACGCCACAGTGTGGCACATCGTGTCCTTCTCAATCTATGGAGCCAGCATGACCCTGCTTTATCTGGCCAGTGCGGCGTACCATATCTTCAACCTTGGCGAAACGGGAACGAGAAGACTGAAAAAAGTTGACCACGTTATGATTTTCATGATGATAGCGGGAACCTATACGCCCTTCTGTCTGATTCCGCTGAGAGGCGGCTGGGGATGGAGCATTTTCGGCGTTGTGTGGGGAATGGCTGTCCTCGGAATATTCTTTAAACTGTTCTTCATCCACGCTCCCAGAGTGATATCCACAGTGATATACATTATCATGGGCTGGATAAGCGTTGTGGCCATCTATCCCATAGTAAAGAACATACCCACCGGCGGCGTGCTCTGGCTGGTTGCGGGCGGACTGTTCTACACTATCGGCGCAGTGGTCTATGCCCTTAAGCGTCCGAACTTTTCAAAACACTTCGGGTTCCATGAGATATGGCACTTCTTCGTCCTTGCGGGCAGCACATGCCACTTTATGACGATGGTGCTCTACATCCTCTGGATAAACCCCTAA
- a CDS encoding exopolyphosphatase, producing the protein MADKKFRLVTRSDFDGLVCAVLLKDMDIIDEIKFVHPKDMQDGLVEITDNDITTNLPYVEGVHLAFDHHLSETIRVGKKDNHIIEASAPSAARVVYNYYGGKERFPKIGDDIMEAVDRGDSANFTLEQVLKPKGWDLMNFLMDARTGLGRFRDFRISNYQLMMKLIDLCKDHSIDDIMQDEDVKERAELYFEQQRLFEDQIKRCAKVYGNLVVLDLRNEDTIYAGNRFIIYALYPEQNISIHVMWGLKKQNTVFATGKSIFNKTSKTNIGELMLSYGGGGHMNAGTCQVDNDFAEQKLAEIVRKINADG; encoded by the coding sequence ATGGCTGATAAAAAGTTCAGACTGGTCACCAGAAGCGACTTTGACGGGCTGGTTTGCGCCGTGCTTCTGAAAGACATGGATATTATTGATGAGATAAAATTTGTTCACCCCAAGGATATGCAGGACGGTCTGGTGGAGATAACCGATAACGACATCACCACAAACCTGCCCTACGTTGAGGGTGTGCACCTTGCGTTCGATCACCACCTGAGCGAGACCATCCGTGTGGGCAAAAAAGACAACCATATAATAGAGGCGTCTGCTCCCTCCGCCGCCAGAGTGGTTTATAACTACTACGGCGGAAAGGAGAGATTTCCCAAAATAGGCGACGATATCATGGAGGCAGTTGACAGGGGCGACTCTGCTAACTTCACCCTTGAGCAAGTTCTGAAACCCAAGGGCTGGGATCTGATGAACTTCCTCATGGACGCCAGAACAGGGCTTGGCCGTTTCCGTGATTTCCGCATCTCAAACTATCAGCTTATGATGAAGCTTATAGACCTCTGCAAAGACCACTCCATTGACGATATCATGCAGGATGAGGATGTGAAGGAGAGGGCGGAGCTGTATTTCGAACAGCAGAGACTTTTTGAAGATCAGATAAAAAGATGTGCGAAGGTATACGGAAACCTTGTTGTGCTCGATCTTCGCAACGAGGACACCATCTATGCGGGAAACAGATTCATAATCTATGCTCTGTACCCTGAGCAGAACATATCAATCCATGTTATGTGGGGACTGAAAAAGCAGAATACGGTCTTTGCCACAGGAAAATCCATTTTCAATAAGACCTCGAAAACGAACATCGGCGAACTGATGCTTTCTTACGGCGGCGGCGGACATATGAACGCCGGAACCTGTCAGGTCGATAACGATTTTGCTGAACAAAAGCTTGCCGAGATTGTCAGAAAGATAAACGCTGACGGCTGA
- the mobA gene encoding molybdenum cofactor guanylyltransferase → MIRNAAIMAGGQSRRFNSDKTLEVIGGHRLIEYPAMELGKWADRLVVVAKDCGKYSFLDLPCVQDEQEQQCPMIGILTALKHFGEEVFVVAADTPLVNSAHAEKLLAACKGHDAAVPVIYGKTHPLYACYAPSMIPVFEKQVAAGNFRLMNAFALSDVVYLDEGQILASENEKISFININTKDDLTAAQDYLKGE, encoded by the coding sequence ATGATTAGAAATGCAGCGATTATGGCGGGAGGCCAGAGCAGAAGATTTAACTCTGACAAGACTTTGGAGGTGATCGGCGGGCACAGACTCATCGAGTATCCGGCGATGGAGCTTGGAAAATGGGCTGACAGACTTGTCGTTGTTGCCAAGGACTGCGGAAAATATTCATTTCTGGATCTGCCCTGTGTTCAGGACGAGCAGGAACAGCAGTGTCCGATGATAGGCATTCTGACTGCGCTGAAGCACTTCGGTGAAGAGGTTTTTGTTGTTGCGGCTGATACCCCTCTGGTAAATTCCGCACATGCGGAAAAGCTTCTTGCCGCCTGCAAGGGGCATGATGCGGCTGTGCCTGTTATCTATGGAAAGACGCATCCTCTGTATGCCTGCTATGCTCCTTCCATGATACCAGTTTTCGAGAAGCAGGTAGCCGCAGGAAATTTCCGCCTGATGAACGCATTTGCGCTTTCGGATGTGGTATATTTAGATGAAGGTCAAATATTGGCCTCGGAAAATGAAAAAATATCGTTTATAAATATAAATACCAAGGATGACCTGACAGCGGCTCAGGATTATTTGAAAGGAGAATAG
- the mobB gene encoding molybdopterin-guanine dinucleotide biosynthesis protein B has protein sequence MKPLVSFVGTSGCGKTTLIEKVIPLLTAKGYNVSTVKHDAHDFQMDKEGKDTWRHKKAGARAILISNKDKFAMICDVDKEKSIDELTAMLPDYTDIIIAEGFKKELQKKIEVFRSGYSTKLQCAEDENLIAVATDMPDNPQVQGRKLLDLNNPQEIANFIIETALK, from the coding sequence TTGAAACCTTTAGTATCTTTTGTGGGGACTTCCGGCTGCGGCAAAACCACTCTAATTGAGAAGGTGATTCCGCTGCTGACGGCAAAAGGCTACAACGTATCAACCGTTAAGCACGATGCCCACGACTTTCAGATGGACAAGGAGGGCAAGGACACCTGGAGACACAAAAAGGCGGGAGCCAGAGCCATTCTGATTTCCAACAAGGACAAGTTCGCAATGATATGTGATGTGGATAAAGAAAAATCCATCGACGAACTGACCGCAATGCTTCCCGACTACACCGACATTATAATAGCAGAAGGCTTCAAAAAGGAACTGCAAAAAAAGATCGAGGTGTTCAGAAGCGGCTATTCCACAAAACTGCAATGCGCCGAGGATGAAAACCTCATCGCCGTGGCAACTGACATGCCAGACAACCCTCAGGTTCAGGGCAGAAAACTGCTTGACCTCAACAATCCGCAGGAGATTGCGAACTTTATAATCGAAACAGCACTGAAATAG
- a CDS encoding YezD family protein, translated as MTANRLQRPTAWNSDIERLVKELVSSVMFGTVTIIIQDGRIIQVDRNEKIRISKSVHQDWSGI; from the coding sequence ATGACAGCAAACCGACTTCAACGGCCAACAGCATGGAACAGCGATATCGAAAGACTGGTGAAAGAACTTGTATCATCCGTAATGTTCGGAACTGTGACCATCATAATTCAGGACGGACGCATAATACAGGTTGACCGAAACGAAAAGATACGCATTTCAAAAAGCGTACATCAGGACTGGTCGGGAATTTAA